In Paenibacillus stellifer, the DNA window TGCGCCAGTCCGAAGCCGAGCACGCCTGTTGCCGCCAGCTTGTACTTGCTGCCCAGAAAGGCCGCTCCCGAAGCAGTTACGACAGTACCAAGAACGGTTGGAATCAAACCTTCACGCATTTGAAACACTCCTTCTCGTTGGTTTGAAAGACAGGAGTTAGTGTGGATTGCCTACGCCGATTTTATACGGGTGCTTGTTTGGCACCGGAGCCATAGCCCGAACCGCCTTCTTTGCGGACACTGTAGAGATGCTCATCTCATCATTGTTGAAAAGGAGGCTTTTTGCGCGCACTGGCGCACGAAAAGACCATGTCCGGCATATTCCGGCATGGTCCTATCCTGGCAGCCATTGCTAAAGTGGTTATTCGGCGGTCGTAACTTTGGTCGGCTCGATATTCTCGACTTCATGTACGTCGTACAGCACACGGGCCAGTAGATCCTGACTGTAGTTGCCGAAATGCTTGCCATAGATCGTCAAGCCGCGCTTGTTGACGGATTGGTCCGTCACGGCGATCCGGAAGGTCAGCTCGCTGCGGTAATCCAGCTGAATTTTCTCCAGTGTGATATCCGAAATCCGGCAGCCATCGATGAAGCTGCCTTCGTTGTTGATCCGGATCAGCTTCAGCATGCCGTATTGATTCAGATGCGGCGGCCACCAATCCGGGTTAAAGGTTCCCCGAACATCGCCGAAATCGCCGGGGCTGGTCCAAAAGCCCAGCTCGACCCCGTTCAGATAGAAGTAAATGTCGGAGGGGTAATTGTTGGAGAAGCCGGGTGCTTCGGAGCCAAGCTCCAATGAGAATTGAATTTCCCGGAAGCTTTGATTCGCCTTCAAATAGTTCGGAATCCGGTATTCCAGAAAGCCCTCCGCCATCCAGACAATTTCCGAATTGATCCGCTGCGGGTCTGCGAAATAACGCGGCTCGTCAAAATCCCCGATAATGCTGTCCTTTGTAGCGAGGCCGCAAGTAGGAACCGCTGCGTAGTTGCTGTAATGCCCCACCTGAATTTCCACCTCATACAAATTGTCGACATCCTTGCTGCGCAGGTCGACCATGAGCCTGTCTTTGTTCAGATAACACACTTTCTGAATCCCGTGTTTACCGACCGAGGTGTTGATTTCGATCAGCCCGCTCTCCTCCAGCTTCTTAATATGCATGGTGATGGCGCCATTGCTCAAATTAAGCCGTTTGGCGATTTCGTTCAGATTCAATTCCTGGTTGGATGCGAGCATTTCAAGAATCTGTATGCGAATCTCAGAACTGAGCGCTTTAAAGATGTCGATTCCGCTCATTAAGTCTTTAATATAAATCATAATCTTTACCTTCTCCCGGTTACTTTGTGAAAAGTAATGTTTTAAATAATAATAAACTGATTTCGATAAAAAAGAAAGGTTACATTCACTTTTTGATGAGATAACACAATATATTCTAAAGATTTTACGATTTCCCTTGAATTTTGTTCATTTAATACATAAATATTTAAAACATAAAAGTATGAAAGGGCTTTAATGATTGAATCATATTTAAATATCTTAATTAACTTTATAAAAACATAAAATGATTCATATAAATTAGTTTACAGTACATCTTCTATATGTTATTTTATATCTGAAAGCGAATACATTCAAATGTTCTTTAATCAGTTAACAATAATATAAAGTGGAATCATCACTACCGTTAAGACGGCTCCGAATAAGTGAAGAAGGAGGCGTGCGATGTGAATACCTGGTCAATGTTTCCAGGAGCTTTTTCTGATCGTCTGGAGATTGTATCAAATATGGACGACAGATCACTTCCGGATAAGGAGCAGCTCTGGACAAGGCACGGCTAATATCTACATATCCTGGTCACCACGAGTTACGCTTTGAAGAATCCGATTACAGGAACTGGAATGAATTTATGTTATATATAATTATAAATTAAACTATTATTTATAGGTGTTCAACATGCCAATTTCACGCTAAAATTCTTAGTTTCGTCGATTATATTTAAATAAATATGAATTGTTTTATTAAAATAAGTTTACATGATTCAGTGGATGTGCTACTTTATGTGTAAGCGAATACATGAGCTTTTCGAAAAAACTCATTCATTTGTTAGTCAGAACTGCGGGTGTCAGTTCTTTACAATCAACCATGCGGTTCTTTCTATAAAGGCTTTGATGATTATTTATAGGAGGGGTTCTAGTGATTAAGAAAAAAGGTTGGATTACCCTGGCCTCATTATCGCTGGTGTTGTCCAGCATGCTTGCGGCGTGCGGCAGCAACAATTCGGCAAACGGCGGGGATACGGGAACACCGGGAGCTGCATCGACGGCTGCAGCAACCACGGCGGCGACAGACTCCGCGAAGAGCAATGAAAAAGTGGAAATCTCCATATCGACATGGGGGGCTTCCGATGAGCTTGCTGTATTTAAAGAAGTACTGAAAGGCTTTGAGGCTGCCAACCCCAATATCAAAGTGAAGCTGCTTCACATCCCGAATGACTACCCGACGAAGATGAATACGATGATTTCCGGCGGTACGGCGCCCGACGTGTTGTTCGTCTCTGATGGCGACTTCCCTCGTTGGGTGAAGCAAGGGGCTTTCCTGGATATCCAGGACCGGGTTGAGAAGAGTGACAAGATCGATGTGAATGACATGTGGGAAACCGGCTTGAACCGGTATAAATTTGACGGCAACAAAACGGGTACGGGCGACTTCTACGCACTGCCGAAGGATATTGGCCCTACCGTTATGTACTATAATAAAGAAATTTTCGATAAGTATGGAGTTTCATATCCAAGCGCCGACAAGCCTATGACCTGGGATGAAGCGCTTGCCATGTGGCAGAAGCTGACGGTTGATACCAACAATGACGGCAAAACGGATATCTACGGCTCCGGTCCGATCTGGTGGGAAGGCTACGTCTGGTCCAACGGCGGCAAAATCCTGAGCGATGACCGCAAGGAATTCACGCTGAATCAGCCGGAAGGCGCAGAAGCTCTGCAGCATATTTATGATCTGACCAACAAGTATAAAGTAGTACCGGACGCGCGTGTTCTGCAATCCATGAACGACGGTCAAATGTTTGAAGCCGGTAAACTGGCAACGATTACAGCCGGACGCTGGATGGTTCCGACCTACCGCAAGCTGAAATTTGACTGGGACGTAGCTCCAATCCCGGCTGCCAAGGAGCAGAATGAATGGAATACCGGCTGGTCCGGCTCGGTCGGATTCGGTATCAATGCCAAGACGAAGCACCCGGACGAAGCCTTCAAGCTGGTTGAGTACTTTGCGGGCACGGAAGGACAGACCAAGATGACGGAGCTGGGCTTCCAGATTCCGAACTTCAAGTCGATGTCCAATACGGATGTATTCCTGCAGAAGGGACAGAAGCCTGAGCACGCTGAAGTATTTATCAATGCAGCCAAGGGTGAAGGTCCCGGAATGTGGACGTATCTGCCGAACGGCAAGTGGAGCGATACGCTGAACCAGGCATTGGGAACATACTGGAAAGGCACACAAAGTGCCCAGGACTTCCTGAACGACCTGAAACCGAAAGTCGACGCCGCGATCAAGCAGGGGAACCCTGAACTCTTTAAATAAAAGGCTTATCAACTGAAATACATTAGAACTGCACTGCGTGCT includes these proteins:
- a CDS encoding ArsR/SmtB family transcription factor, encoding MIYIKDLMSGIDIFKALSSEIRIQILEMLASNQELNLNEIAKRLNLSNGAITMHIKKLEESGLIEINTSVGKHGIQKVCYLNKDRLMVDLRSKDVDNLYEVEIQVGHYSNYAAVPTCGLATKDSIIGDFDEPRYFADPQRINSEIVWMAEGFLEYRIPNYLKANQSFREIQFSLELGSEAPGFSNNYPSDIYFYLNGVELGFWTSPGDFGDVRGTFNPDWWPPHLNQYGMLKLIRINNEGSFIDGCRISDITLEKIQLDYRSELTFRIAVTDQSVNKRGLTIYGKHFGNYSQDLLARVLYDVHEVENIEPTKVTTAE
- a CDS encoding ABC transporter substrate-binding protein, translated to MIKKKGWITLASLSLVLSSMLAACGSNNSANGGDTGTPGAASTAAATTAATDSAKSNEKVEISISTWGASDELAVFKEVLKGFEAANPNIKVKLLHIPNDYPTKMNTMISGGTAPDVLFVSDGDFPRWVKQGAFLDIQDRVEKSDKIDVNDMWETGLNRYKFDGNKTGTGDFYALPKDIGPTVMYYNKEIFDKYGVSYPSADKPMTWDEALAMWQKLTVDTNNDGKTDIYGSGPIWWEGYVWSNGGKILSDDRKEFTLNQPEGAEALQHIYDLTNKYKVVPDARVLQSMNDGQMFEAGKLATITAGRWMVPTYRKLKFDWDVAPIPAAKEQNEWNTGWSGSVGFGINAKTKHPDEAFKLVEYFAGTEGQTKMTELGFQIPNFKSMSNTDVFLQKGQKPEHAEVFINAAKGEGPGMWTYLPNGKWSDTLNQALGTYWKGTQSAQDFLNDLKPKVDAAIKQGNPELFK